In the Arachis stenosperma cultivar V10309 chromosome 8, arast.V10309.gnm1.PFL2, whole genome shotgun sequence genome, ATTTTCCATTCAATATCTAAACCAGTTTTGCATTGTTAGaatattttttacaaatatttGCTGTTTAGTATTGTTATAATAGTTTATATATGACTATGAGTCTGGGATTAAATTTTATGTATAAGTAGCTGGGTTTATTTTGTCTCTCTTTGGTTGATTTATGTAAATGATGTATTGTAGAATATGAATTTTGTACTAGTTGATTAGTGCAGTGACTTTAGTAAATTTTACTTCATTTCTCTTTTATAATTTCTATGATTTTGTAATTGGTCATAGGAAGAGAAATGCTTACATTAGATCATCTAATTTGAACTAGTATAGATGTTTATAGAGCCAACAATCCTATGTTTTCATTGGATACGTGTccataattataataaatgaaTTGTAAATTGAAGCTGTCTTCTAATTCCTTTATTCTCCTCTTTCTCCAGTGCTACATCAGGTGGTATCTTAGACAGAGCTATAGAAGCAGAAGATAAGAAGCATGCAGATTTCTTGAGGCTGGTAAATAATGTGACTCTCTGTCacgtttttattttttcctccATATGCCCCTAATCTCATTTTCTTATATCATGATTCAATTTCTAAATGAAAAACTAGCAGATTGTGTAAAAAACTATTTATGGTTTGATTTTGCAGGATCGTGTTAAAGAATACCTTGAATTATCAGCAAAGACAAAGACCTACTTTGTAATTGCTGTTAACTTATGGGATGCTGATTTTTACATTAAAGTTGATGATAATGTTCATATAAACATagggaacaaaatttataatgtAAGGAAAATAAGTTGTAGTAAAGAAAAATGGTACAACAAATTGTAGTTTagcaattattttttttaatataatgtAAAAAATTGTTGCGGCATGAAAATTGccacaatattttttttttaaaaaaagcaCCTATTAAAGTTGCGGCGGTTTGAAACCGcagcaattttttttaaaaaaaattagtaaaagaAATAGCAACAGTTTTACAACGATTGCAAAATCAATCATCTAATTATGACGGTTATACCAGCGGTTGCTGAAAATCGCCGTAAAATCTACTGCCCACACAAACACGGGAGGTTAACAGACCGCTGGAATTAGATTTTGCGACGGTTTAAAACTACcgcaaataacaaaaaaatcgCCGCTATTTCTCGTTTCTTTTGTAGTGATTTAAACAAAATAGTGGTAAAGTTCAAATTTTATGATGTAAACAAGTGATagtatcaaattttaaatataaaaaatatttagttttaaatattatattaagtgatatctaaatattttttagtaaagTGTCAAAACTAACtatcaaattataaattatgaCGCTAATAAATTTGaccataaattaaaattaaattgtacCCACATAAATGGATTCTACTTTATAAAATTATCCGAAtcataaaaatttattcaaaatttttaaattatcccTGCTAACCTAATATAACCTAACCATCTCCAAACTCTAACCCTATTCCATTCTTAATTTCTAACTTTTCTCTTGAAAAATTAACAGCTTTGTCATTGATGGTAACGAGTTAATATCGATGTAAGATTTATTAGAAATTAGAATCAGAGATAGCAAAAAAGACACGGTTAGAAAGAGAGTTAAGATTATCGGGTGATCCACCAACAAATAGATTCTCAGTGTCCTTATTTAAAGAAGGTAGACAAAGTACAAATTTAGAAACAATATCGTGAGTTAAAGAGATCTGAACAGATAAAAAAAATTGCGTGTTTTTTTCAAGGTCCAATTCTCCTTTGATGATTCCCTTGGCAAATCTAAGAAAGGTTGAAGGTGGTAAAATTAAAGGATATTGAAGTGGTGGTGGTTAAGAAGtagaaattgaaaattgagTTGGGTTAGAATTTGAAAATGGTTAAGTAAGGTTAAGGGAGATAGTTTGAGAactttgaataattttttaagtttggacAGTTTTGTCTTGTAAAACTCATCTTTTatagatataattaattttaatctttttattattagattTGTTAATATAGTAATCTTTCatgattaaatttaatattaaacttaatattttttattatattatttaagttTATGAATTAGTTCATAGTAATGAATCCTACTATATGataatttttccaaaatagaAAGCATGAgaatatctaatttttatttgtattactGTTACATGAAATTTTTTCACATACACATACATAAGTGCaatcaagaagaaaagaaatattaTTCAACACTAACATAAACATATCCAAATCAATTATTAATCCACTCAAACGAAGGATAGCAGACGATGCAAACATGCATCTATATTATTCTTCATGATTAAATTCACGcagtttaattaaataaatacacACTTTATTAACTTAATTATTCCCAAACACCTTTTCTACCTAATTGATCGATGTAGCTTATGCCGCGAGAAGATGAGCATCGATGTCTTTAGTAAATTTGTCAAAGTATTCCATGTAGCCATATGGAGCTTCAACATTATCATTGAGCTTCTCATATTCAAATGTCCATTTAACCGAAGCACCTCCATCATTGTTCTCAATCACTTGCAAGATAAGCTTAAAGGCCTTATAGTGTTGATCGATATCTTCATCAAAGAGTTTGTATACGGCTGTCTTCTTCTCCTCATCAATGCTTTCAATAGTCTCTTTACATCTAGTTACTTTACCATcttttcaataaatttaaataaaaaaaaaatataagattaaatataattttactcttaataAAAAGGTCAATGTAGATAAAATATTAGGAAAATAAACTATTTACATGTGAACCCAAATTTTATAACCATATCTTTACACCCATTCATTTTCTCTCTTGTggtctttattttctcttaagttttttttttttttcaattcatTGATCTTCTTCATTTCACAGCATCTCCTAATGTCGTCCTTGTCATCGTCGTCAACATCATTATCATcgtcattatcatcatcatcatcattattattatttttatttttaattattatttcatctttttttatataacatatcaattttatttaaaaaaaatttcatatttttatttttcaagttATGACCTTTGTTTTTTTAAGTTACTACCAGCTTTTTTCGGAATATATGTAAATTTTTAGATGAAATATGAGTGTAAAAATAGTATAAGATCCTAAAAATGTTTGCTTCCATTTGGGTCCTACCTTCCTCGCGCTCtaaatttttatgcttattataagtaataaaaaccaaaaagaatACGCGTTTGTCTTAAAAATATTGAGAagtatgttaatttttttttgtaattataattataacTAAATCTCTTTCTAGTGCCGATCAATATCATTATTAAACACAATCTAATGAAccgagagaaaaaaaaaaacttagtaTGTATTTGAAAACAAGCCATCGATACCATCAAAGAAATTAGAACAAAACTATACTGACTCATATATTTATTGGTATCAGAAACGTTTTTAAGTAAATAAAAGAATTCTGAAAATAGTAATGTTAAGGAGGCAATTTTTTTAgtcaatattaattattttttttgaagttattttgtatattttaaattttttatcttagaTGATAAATacttaattttaaatcttaaatctttaaataaactaaaataaaaaaaattaattaatattgactaactaaaaattaatttcttaaatacactttttcttaagaaaaatatatattgcggcttcataaatatattaattaaatttcaaataattgTTTTTGATAACTCGGCCAATTTAGAAATAGTTGCAcatcatatatacatataattttttGAGTATATTATATGTACagtaaaattagttattaaaatcaattattaatataaaatatatattaaaatataaatatatattaaaaataaatttaatatatatttatatataaatatattgatattaattttaatgattgattttgatgtataaataattttttttttgataatcTTTATACATGTTTCGAACAAAACTTCATTCGGAGCAAGTGGCCCCACAACCTATTATAAGGTGCACGCATCATATATAGACAACAGAAGAAAGAAAGATTGATTTTATTTAGGAGCTATTAGATAAacacttttaaaatattttttttaaaatattttttaattaaaatttaatatatataattgattaaattatattatttttgttaaaattagattagataaattaatttaactaaaaaattagtaaattatattttaaatcagtctaaattaatattttttttataaaaaataactataatatttttattataaaaataactaaaatattattattattattattattattattattataattttaatttctaatttttctcttttttctgtACCATTATAagattaggatttagaatttttaaaattaatatatatatatatatatatataataaaaatattttagttattttttataataaaattattataattattttctataaaaaagaatattaatataGATTGATTTAAAATTTGGTTTATCAATTTTTCagtcaaattaatttatctcgtctaattttaataaaaataatacagttcaattaattatatattaaattttaattattaaaaaatatcttt is a window encoding:
- the LOC130944133 gene encoding MLP-like protein 34; translation: MALTGKLSTEIAIQSPSAKFFDFLAKKLHDVQNVCERVHATKLHEGDDWHSVGGSVKHWTYVIDGKVTRCKETIESIDEEKKTAVYKLFDEDIDQHYKAFKLILQVIENNDGGASVKWTFEYEKLNDNVEAPYGYMEYFDKFTKDIDAHLLAA